The proteins below come from a single Malus sylvestris chromosome 3, drMalSylv7.2, whole genome shotgun sequence genomic window:
- the LOC126616959 gene encoding probable pyridoxal 5'-phosphate synthase subunit PDX2, with product MRRLGVKGVEIRKPEQLETVASLIMPGGESTTMAKLAEFHNLFPALREFVKMGKPVWGTYAGLIFLANKATGQKIGGQELVGGLDCTVHRNFFGSQIQSFEAELAVPELASMEGGPQVFRGVFIRAPSILDVGPEVEVLADYPVPSNKVVDSNSAVEAQEVCGF from the exons ATGAGAAGGCTTGGGGTGAAGGGCGTGGAGATAAGGAAGCCAGAGCAGCTTGAAACCGTGGCCTCCCTTATAATGCCTGGAGGGGAGAGCACCACCATGGCTAAGCTCGCCGAGTTCCACAACCTg TTTCCTGCTCTGCGTGAGTTTGTTAAAATGGGGAAGCCTGTTTGGGGGACCTATGCAGGTCTTATTTTCTTAGCAAACAAAGCTACAG GACAGAAAATAGGAGGACAGGAACTTGTTGGCGGCCTAGATTGCACCGTCCACAGAAACTTCTTTGGCAGTCAG ATTCAGAGCTTTGAGGCTGAACTTGCAGTACCAGAGCTTGCTTCTATGGAAGGTGGTCCTCAAGTATTTCGTGGAGTTTTCATCCGTGCTCCCTCTATCCTTGATGTAGGACCAGAAGTTGAAGTTCTGGCTGATTATCCTGTTCCATCTAATAAGGTGGTAGATTCAAATTCTGCGGTTGAAGCTCAAGAGGTTTGTGGTTTTTAA